One region of Oryza glaberrima chromosome 7, OglaRS2, whole genome shotgun sequence genomic DNA includes:
- the LOC127779036 gene encoding MMS19 nucleotide excision repair protein homolog codes for MAKVAVGQWVPHVEAFVDVSRPPAQHSASVDALSALVNKDKLTLFDLVSKMEMYLTTTDHIVRSRGILLLGEILCRISFKQLDVNAISTLSDFFISRLSDWQALRGALVGCLALLHRKQTVGSIIIADVKRLLETFLQNVQVQSLAAADRKLCFQILNYILDHYPEAVKTMGDELLYGMCEAIDEEKDPECLKLSFNLVEAVMKLFPDPSGLAAQYASEVFEILSKYYPIYFTHGVGDDLDATRDDLSKALMHAFCSTPYFEPFAIHLLLDKLSSSLPLAKLDSLKYLDNCIRCYGADRMGRHVTTIWFKLKEVIFSLSIDQILSTSGAKDMEKNKNEIVSEALTCLKTAITQMGPSDEDRLINLILLDEDIVSSIHSVASEEASGLTSLQNPIQLHALGSVISILAESSAYFCTRVLQAHFARLVDSLEISAGRESQHLNNCSGPSSGAINYGALYLSVQMLSSCREVALTYKEEFSPIKSAKESWWLILEKKMDSLIHILQSLLTIDSQSVQSADRQEYVSCAVKGLIILATFPEPRLPLSASAYEDVLLTLTSVIMSKYENMHLWRLSLKALTTIGSSIVEFHASQKENIYNKVVVDKISSLDEPCRTSIPLNLRLEACFEVGTSGSNCMLRVAKSLEEAVVGNISEVNGRVKCSEYVVNLLECYCGRVLPWLFNFGGVNELALNFAMRLWNEIRDLATSDRIGSQDLLSSLMMGMKLVIGICTEEQQSLIVQKAYDTISSMLSLPVKSMTRHLLAVDEAVPLYSVRDTFLMCMLSSVIVGLRPQTPVPDMLMIINLFTVFLLKGQIPAAHALASIFNKNLHNSEFSHENKLDKVIDTILERCFSTISVRSNMKTSLSCAGRSDDANCSEILSGSIESKDDIISGLAWLGKGLLMSGDEKVKDVSLFLLKCLCSDQSLAGISSHQEEHGISDSSYASLATSAADAFHVMMSDSEVCLNKKFHARIKPLYKQRFFSILMPIFLSKIKESTVMTTKLVLYRAFGHIISNAPVPAVITEAHRILLVMVDSIAKLSQDVKDKDLVYSILLVLSGMLMDEKGKECIVENIHIIVSVLTQLVSYPHMMVVRETALQCLVAMSSLPHSKIYRMRPQILQAAIKALDDKKRRVRQEAVRCRQTWQSFA; via the exons atggcgaagGTCGCTGTCGGCCAGTGGGTACCCCATGTGGAGGCCTTCGTCGACGTCTCCCGGCCCCCGGCCCAACAC TCTGCCAGTGTGGATGCCCTTTCTGCCTTGGTGAATAAGGACAAGCTGACTCTCTTTGATTTG GTGTCAAAGATGGAGATGTACTTGACGACGACTGACCACATTGTTAGATCCAGAG gaatcTTGCTTCTTGGGGAAATATTGTGTCGAATTTCATTTAAACAGTTAGATGTTAATGCTATTTCAACATTGTCAGACTTCTTTATATCAAGATTG TCAGATTGGCAAGCACTTCGAGGAGCACTTGTTGGATGTTTGGCCTTGTTGCACAGAAAACAAACTGTTGGTAGTATCATCATTGCTGATGTCAAAAGACTTCTCGAGACTTTCTTGCAGAATGTTCAAGTCCAGTCACTTGCAGCTGCTGACCGCAAG CTATGCTTTCAAATTCTGAACTACATACTGGATCACTACCCTGAGGCTGTCAAAACAATG GGTGATGAGCTTCTGTACGGAATGTGTGAAGCAATTGATGAAGAAAAGGACCCGGAATGCTTGAAGCTTTCATTTAATTTGGTCGAAGCTGTCATGAAGCTATTTCCAGATCCATCTGGTTTGGCAGCACAATATGCAAGCGAAGTTTTTGAGATTCTGAGTAAATATTATCCGATCTACTTCACACAT GGAGTGGGTGATGATTTAGATGCTACAAGGGATGATCTTTCTAAGGCACTAATG CATGCCTTTTGTTCAACCCCATACTTTGAGCCATTTGCAATTCATTTGCTTCTAGATAaactttcttcctctcttccatTAGCCAAG CTTGATTCTTTAAAATATTTGGATAATTGCATCCGCTGCTATGGTGCAGACAGAATGGGTAGACATGTAACCACTATTTGGTTTAAGTTGAAAGAAGTGATATTTAGCCTGTCCATAGACCAAATTTTATCAACCTCAGGGGCTAAAGACATGGAGAAGAATAAGAATGAAATAGTATCAGAAGCTCTCACTTGTTTGAAGACAGCTATTACTCAAATGGGTCCTTCAGATGAAGATCGTTTGATCAATTTAATTTTACTGGATGAGGACATTGTAAGTAGCATCCATTCTGTGGCAAGTGAAGAAGCCTCTGGTTTGACTTCATTGCAAAACCCGATTCAACTGCATGCCCTTGGAAGTGTCATTTCTATTCTTGCTGAATCATCTGCATATTTCTGCACTAGAGTTCTTCAAGCGCATTTTGCACGCTTGGTAGATAGTTTGGAAATCTCAGCTGGTCGTGAATCTCAGCACTTGAATAATTGCAGTGGACCATCTTCTGGTGCTATTAACTATGGTGCACTCTATTTATCTGTCCAAATGCTTTCATCCTGTCGAGAGGTGGCCTTGACATATAAAGAGGAATTTTCTCCAATTAAATCAGCAAAGGAGTCTTGGTGGCTTATcttagagaaaaaaatggacTCACTAATCCATATTCTTCAATCATTACTAACCATTGATTCTCAATCTGTCCAGTCAGCAGACAGGCAAGAATATGTTTCGTGTGCTG TGAAGGGTTTGATAATCCTTGCAACTTTCCCGGAACCCCGTTTACCTCTATCGGCTAGTGCATATGAGGATGTTCTGCTGACGCTTACTTCAGTAATTATGAGCAAGTATGAAAATATGCATTTGTGGAGATTATCATTGAAAGCATTGACCACCATTGGCTCGTCTATTGTGGAGTTTCATGCTtctcaaaaggaaaatatttatAACAAAGTTGTTGTTGACAAGATTAGTTCTCTGGATGAGCCTTGTCGAACTTCAATACCCCTCAACCTAAGACTTGAAGCATGTTTCGAAGTTGGTACTTCAGGTTCAAACTGCATGTTAAGGGTTGCTAAATCTCTTGAAGAAGCTGTTGTCGGCAATATTTCTGAG GTTAATGGAAGAGTAAAATGCAGCGAATATGTAGTCAATCTTCTTGAATGCTACTGTGGTCGGGTCCTTCCTTG GTTGTTTAATTTTGGTGGTGTCAATGAACTTGCTTTGAACTTCGCTATGCGTCTCTGGAATGAAATTAGGGACTTGGCTACTTCAGATAGAATCGGATCACAG gatCTTCTTAGCTCACTAATGATGGGAATGAAGCTTGTAATCGGAATCTGCACAGAGGAACAACAGTCACTGATTGTTCAGAAAGCGTATGACACAATATCATCGATGCTGTCTCTTCCAGTGAAATCAATGACAAGACATCTTTTGGCTGTTGATGAGGCAGTTCCTCTATACTCTGTTCGTGATACATTTCTCATGTGTATGCTTTCATCGGTTATAGTTGGTCTTCGGCCTCAAACACCTGTACCAGATATGCTGATGATAATTAATCTCTTTACGGTCTTCCTACTGAAAGGACAAATTCCAGCTGCCCATGCATTAGCTTCTATTTTCAACAAAAACCTACACAATTCAGAATTCTCACATGAGAATAAACTGGATAAAGTGATTGATACTATTCTTGAGAGGTGTTTCTCAACAATATCAGTGCGAAGCAATATGAAGACATCTCTCTCTTGTGCTGGCCGTTCAGATGATGCTAATTGCTCAGAGATCTTGTCTGGAAGCATTGAATCAAAGGACGATATCATCTCTGGCTTGGCCTGGCTTGGCAAGGGATTGCTTATGAGTGGAGATGAAAAGGTGAAGGATGTTTCACTGTTTCTTCTTAAATGTCTATGCTCAGATCAGAGTTTGGCTGGCATTTCATCCCATCAGGAAGAACATGGTATCAGTGATTCATCATATGCTTCTCTTGCAACATCTGCAGCTGATGCATTCCATGTGATGATGAGTGATTCAGAAGTTTGCCTGAATAAGAAGTTTCATGCAAGAATAAAACCACTATATAAGCAGCGTTTCTTCTCAATATTGATGCCAATTTTTCTCTCTAAAATCAAGGAATCTACTGTGATGACTACAAA ATTGGTTTTGTATCGAGCTTTTGGGCATATCATTTCCAATGCTCCAGTACCAGCAGTTATAACAGAAGCCCATCGG ATTCTACTTGTGATGGTTGATAGCATAGCTAAATTAAGTCAGGATGTTAAGGATAAAGATCTAGTGTATAGTATATTGCTCGTCTTATCTGGAATGCTGATGGATGAAAAAG GCAAAGAATGCATTGTGGAGAACATCCACATCATTGTCAGTGTCCTTACGCAGCTCGTTTCGTATCCTCACATGATG GTTGTTCGAGAGACAGCCTTACAATGTTTAGTTGCCATGTCTAGTCTTCCTCACTCAAAAATTTATCGCATGCGACCACAG ATCCTACAAGCTGCAATCAAGGCTCTTGATGATAAGAAAAGGAGAGTTCGCCAAGAGGCTGTTCGTTGTCGACAAACATG GCAATCATTTGCTTAA
- the LOC127779037 gene encoding protein LIFEGUARD 2-like: MGKHNHHDVEAPAAGGSSFPPPPPAVGVAGVACTYMIERPELRWAFIRKVYAIVATQLVVTVAIAAAVYSVPAIRRFFLARTPASLAAFVLVIVAPLIVMLPTMFLRKKHPINLILLALFTICMSCAIGLGCLSSKAGIAIIEAASLTFGVVFGLTLYTFWAAKRGHDFSFLRPFLVAAFLVLVLYGLIQMLVPTGKVATTVYGCVAALVFSGFIIYDTDNLIKRHAYDEYVTAAISLYLDTVNIFMAIFTALDASDS, encoded by the exons ATGGGCAAGCACAACCACCACGACGTggaggcgccggccgccggcggcagcagcttcccgccgccgccgccggcggtaggcgtcgccggcgtggcGTGCACGTACATGATCGAGAGGCCGGAGCTCCGGTGGGCGTTCATCCGCAAGGTGTACGCGATCGTGGCGACGCAGCTGGTGGTgaccgtcgccatcgccgccgccgtctactCCGTCCCGGCcatccgccgcttcttcctcgccCGCACGccggcgtcgctcgccgccttcGTGCTCGTCATCGTCGCCCCCCTCATCG TTATGCTGCCGACGATGTTTCTCCGTAAGAAGCATCCGATCAACCTCATCCTTCTAGCATTGTTCACCATTTGCATGAGCTGCGCCATTGGCCTGGGCTGCCTCTCTTCCAAAG CCGGCATTGCTATAATCGAAGCGGCATCCCTAACGTTCGGGGTGGTGTTCGGCCTGACGCTCTACACATTCTGGGCGGCCAAGAGAGGCCATGACTTCAGCTTCCTCCGCCCCTTCTTGGTCGCGGCcttcctcgtcctcgtcctctaCGGTCTCATCCAG ATGTTGGTGCCAACGGGGAAAGTGGCGACGACGGTGTACGGGTGCGTGGCGGCGCTGGTGTTCTCCGGCTTCATCATCTACGACACGGACAATCTGATCAAGAGGCACGCCTACGATGAGTACGTCACGGCTGCCATCTCGCTCTACCTTGACACCGTCAACATCTTCATGGCCATTTTCACTGCACTCGACGCTTCAGATTCATAG